A part of Aegilops tauschii subsp. strangulata cultivar AL8/78 chromosome 2, Aet v6.0, whole genome shotgun sequence genomic DNA contains:
- the LOC120974786 gene encoding GATA transcription factor 27-like: MVKKEGPCCHCRVISNLLWRNGPPEKPVLCNACGTRWRKKGTLEKDTPTRRRPQDAEAERKQPKKKPVVRRIVKKQPSSDHNLGKTGDAAHTFSNPSGFGSALSYSGSAQSHARESLLPSRKKTCVDRRRKPSSLETLVEDLNSIMHEEQLRSGSGVRTIPGSSEEDLLIYHSETAAGSFEIGYGSMLLTHPSKHASY, translated from the exons ATGGTGAAAAAGGAGGGTCCCTGCTGCCATTGCCGAGTCATAA GCAACCTTCTCTGGCGAAACGGGCCACCCGAGAAGCCAGTGCTCTGCAATGCGTGTGGGACAAGATGGAGGAAAAAGGGTACACTGGAGAAGGACACACCAACGCGGCGTCGTCCCCAAGATGCTGAAGCGGAGAGGAAACAACCCAAGAAAAAGCCCGTCGTCCGCAGAATAGTGAAGAAACAACCATCTTCTGATCACAACTTGGGCAAGACAGGGGATGCTGCTCACACTTTTAGCAATCCATCTGGTTTTGGATCAGCGCTATCCTATTCAG GTTCAGCGCAATCACATGCCCGGGAGTCACTGCTACCATCAAGAAAAAAGACTTGTGTCGATCGTCGTCGTAAGCCGTCATCGCTGGAAACGCTTGTAGAGGATCTCAACTCCATAATGCACGAAGAACAGTTACGTTCTGGTTCAGGGGTTCGTACCATTCCAGGATCCTCAGAGGAAGACCTGCTGATTTATCATAGCGAAACTGCAGCTGGATCCTTTGAGATCGGTTACGGAAGCATGCTGCTTACACATCCATCCAAGCATGCTTCTTACTGA